The sequence GTCCGGACCTGGAGGACGCGGCGGAGCGGGCGCACGGGGCCCTTGGCGGCGTGGGCGCCCAGCCACGGCGTGTGGCGCCAGACGAGGCGGCCGTTGGATCCCGCGTGCACCTTGctgccgccgacggcgagctcgacgtACCACATGTCGGGCGCCATCTGCCAGAGGACGAAGCCCCCCTGctcgacggaggcggcgccgcggccgctggGCCCGCGGTTCTTGACGACGCGCGTCGCGGTCTCGAACTCGGACGCCACCATCCGCACCTTGCCCATGGCGTACGCGTTCCGCACCGACTGCAGCAGCCGGTagccgcccgacgccgccatGTACTGCTGCAGGATGTActgcgccgacgacgactcctGCATTTTTCACAGCCATGAATGAACCACATCGATCTCCTACCTAGAAGCGAAGCAAACAAACAAGCAGGTGAAGCAAGAACTGCGCCGTACAATGGGGGTCCCCTTGATGGAGAGGAGAGGCAGGGGATCTGCTAGCTTCGAAGGGATGGGGGCCAGCGGCGCGCCCatgacgccgaggaggaggcggaggtcggaGCGGCGGAACGAGTCGCCCGAACCCCCGggactggcggcggcggcggcggacgacgccaCGGACGGCGTGCGCGCCAGCTGGCCGCGGACCCATCGGCCGAACCCCTCCCGCCGCGCCGactcctccccgccggcgaaGTCCcccccggcggcgaggcgctccGGGTCGGGCCCCTCAATGAGGGGCGCGAGGGCCTCCCCTCCGGGCCGCAGGCTCCCCGACCGCGAGATGAGCGGCTCCGCGAAGTACTGCTGCAGCagcttctccggcggcggctgctgctgcttctccttgcGGCGGCGCGGGATCAGCATCCTCCCCGGCGacgcgctcctcgccggcgacttcccccgcgacctcgccggcgacagcccgcgcaccacctcctccttcaGCGCCGCGAAGAACCCCtgcttcctctccttctccatcgCCCAAGAATCACAAACAATGCAGCCGCCTCAAAGAAAAACCCAAGAAAGCTTCCGCCTCCCCGGACAAAGACTGCCACTGCCGACCTTGCTTCAAGACGAGGGCATGGAGAGTACGGCGCGAGGAGTGGAGTAGAAGGtgagctcgctcgctcgctcgctggcTAGCTGGAGTGGAAGCAAGCGAGCTTAGCTAGCGTAGTGCGAGAGGTAGAAGGCGATGTGGGCGGAAATGGAAAAGCAGCCGcacaaaagaacaaaagatAAAGAGGAGATGAGAGGGGGAGGAAACCGTTTGACGTGAGAGCGCAGGGGAGAAAGGGAAAGCGGCGAGGTGGTATGtcggaaagagagaaaaataaatcaaaatacgGGTACTTTtgacaaaataataatcaaagcATGTTCACTTGCTTCATGTTACTGTAGATGTTTGGGTCTGAATTTTTGGTCAGGTTCATGGGACGAGGATGATCCGTAGAGAACACAGCACGTTTTCGACCAGGATTTGATCATTTGATGTGTGGGGGGAAACATGTGGGGTTTTGTAGCGTCAGTTGTTGATTT is a genomic window of Oryza glaberrima chromosome 7, OglaRS2, whole genome shotgun sequence containing:
- the LOC127780895 gene encoding uncharacterized protein LOC127780895, coding for MEKERKQGFFAALKEEVVRGLSPARSRGKSPARSASPGRMLIPRRRKEKQQQPPPEKLLQQYFAEPLISRSGSLRPGGEALAPLIEGPDPERLAAGGDFAGGEESARREGFGRWVRGQLARTPSVASSAAAAASPGGSGDSFRRSDLRLLLGVMGAPLAPIPSKLADPLPLLSIKGTPIESSSAQYILQQYMAASGGYRLLQSVRNAYAMGKVRMVASEFETATRVVKNRGPSGRGAASVEQGGFVLWQMAPDMWYVELAVGGSKVHAGSNGRLVWRHTPWLGAHAAKGPVRPLRRVLQGLDPLTTAGLFAEARCVGEKKVNGEDCFILKLSADPQTLKQRSEGPAEIIRHVLFGYFSQRTGLIVHIEDSHLTRIQPHSGGDAVYWETTISSALEDYRPVEGIMIAHAGRSAVTLFRFGEAAMSHTKTRMEEAWSIEEVAFNVPGLSVDCFIPPADIRSGPVGESCELPPPAAAPHGERARHPARVAAVDRAPPHHNAGGANVGRRGDKIMWRVEV